The following are encoded together in the Fusobacterium periodonticum 1_1_41FAA genome:
- a CDS encoding OmpA family protein has protein sequence MAKRKSTTTIITLLLLFVFSLPALAVQALTTTQMRENTIRINALEIKNIDITNIEAPKEMTIVLDERALNFDFDKSVVKPQYFEMLNNLKDFIEQNNYELTIEGHTDSVGSNQYNIGLSRRRAEAVKAKLIEFGLPEDRIG, from the coding sequence ATGGCAAAGAGAAAGAGTACAACAACAATAATAACATTATTACTTTTATTTGTATTTTCTCTACCAGCATTAGCAGTCCAAGCGCTAACAACAACACAAATGCGTGAAAATACAATAAGAATAAATGCACTAGAAATAAAGAATATAGATATAACAAATATAGAAGCACCAAAAGAAATGACAATAGTATTAGATGAAAGAGCATTAAACTTTGATTTTGACAAATCAGTAGTAAAACCTCAATACTTTGAAATGTTGAATAACTTAAAAGATTTCATAGAACAAAATAACTATGAATTAACAATAGAAGGACATACAGATTCAGTAGGAAGTAACCAATATAACATAGGACTTTCAAGAAGAAGAGCCGAAGCAGTAAAAGCTAAGTTAATAGAATTCGGATTGCCTGAAGATAGAATAGG